In Citrus sinensis cultivar Valencia sweet orange chromosome 3, DVS_A1.0, whole genome shotgun sequence, the sequence AAGAAGGCAAGAGGCAGAAGAAGCTTCTCTATTAATTGTGTTGTCTCTTTTTCAATACTTTAACAGCCACTTCCTCACTTAATAAATGTTAGTGCATCatttagaattataaaaaaaaaaaaaagtcaatgcATGCTTTGACCAATTTATtactatattatttacaacTAGATAATGTTGTCTGACATTGGTTGTCTGTTTCTTCTGGTTTTGATGCTATCGCCTTCTATTTTAATACCTTTTTTTGGCTCTCtcttttaattgataaatttaagtGGCAAAACCATGGTTTGTGGCTTGTGTTTAAAAAACATTGAACCCGTTAGTGCAATCAACCGAGATCCGAATATGCAACTTGGTTTTGTGGGAAAAACAAGTGGGTGTTTTTCTTCTCAACCACCCCATTAAAGAAGTTTATTCAAAGGTCAACTATGTGGACTGCCCAAAATGGCTTTCTGTATTTGATTTAAAGCTATTATGGATAGGTGGTCTTTATCCATGgagtttaaaaaagaaaatgacaaaagcttgtaagaaagagagagataaaATCAACTTTCCTTTCGGCAGTTGATATTTAAAGAGATAAAGAATGAAAAGGGGTTTGAAAATGGTGTTTCTTCTGGAAGCTGAgctgaagaaatttttttaatattttgagggGGAGCACTATTTAGGAGTTGGTACTGGGAAGAATGTTTGAAAACCAACAAAACTTATGAATGTAAACCATAATCTTTTTGGTATTCTTCAGCCAACCAAACGATTTTGCTTGCTTGTTAAGAGATGGGCCTGCAATAGATTGACAAAGTGAAGGGGTGTTATATCTGTAACGTCTGTTCATCTCTGTCCATTTGGTGGAGATGGGAGGAGTTCTCGCcatcatctttctttttgccAACTTTGTTATGCTTCTTGTTCCTTCACTTTCCCTTCCTCTATGCACTGATTCAAGTGAgtttcttatttgaattttgtcacACTACTATTTATGTTATTGTCTGgttgaattttcatttgatttcttattttccCTGCATTAATTTGGTATCCAGGGGCTCCAATTACTCTGAACATAACACTGAGTTTCTGTCCTTACAATGGGAAGACATGCTGCAACGCTACAGGAGATTCTCAATTGCAGAAGCAGTTTCAAGCAATGAATATCTCTGATTCTGGCTGCTCTTCTCTTTTGAAATCAATCCTTTGTGCTGTAAGTCAATGTTCctccaataatttaaaattaatttatctatgatGCTGTCAAATTTTAAACCTTGCATTGATTAGCTTCAGCTACTGAAATAATTCTGCAATTGAAGCTGACTATATTATTAGTTAATGTGATGATAATCTGGGGCTCCAgagcttttttttaatttccatgtgattgaaaacttataaatcaatgTTCATTAATCGTGGTGAAGGATCTATGATAATCATTctgctgttttttttttcaattattaaaaactCTTCACCTGGTGTTTTGttcacatacatatatatatggttTCTCACTTCTGCTTCCCCAGCGCAAGGACAGAGACTTGATCTTGACATGTTAAATAGAACAATAAGCATCAATAATTCAATACTTAATGAACTCTCTTTTCATTTCgtattttgttgtttattttaggAAAGTTTCACCTTGTGGCTCATTTCTTCATTGCAATTGTTACAGAAATGTGATCAGTTTGCAGGGGAGTTATTTACTGCTGGTTCTGTAGTTCGGCCTGTTCCATTACTTTGCAACTCCACTGGTTCAAATTCATCTCAGTCCAGCAAAGCTACAATTACGGATTTCTGCTCTGAAGTATGGGATACATGTCAGAATGTATCTGTCCGTAATTCCCCCTTCTCACCTTCATTGCAGGGACAAGCCGGAGCACCAGTTAGTTCCAATTTCACCAAACTAACTGAGTTCTGGCAGTCAAAAGCTGATTTCTGCAATGCATTTGGTGGAACATCTAAGGATGGATCAGTGTGTTTTAATGGTGAACCTGTCACACTAAACAACACTGGAACACCTAACCCTCCACAGGGGTTGTGCCTTGAGAAAATTGGGAATGGTTCTTACCTCAATATGGTTGCTCATCCTGATGGTTCCAACCGTGCATTCTTCTCTAATCAAGAAGGCAAGATTTGGTTGGCGACTATTCCTGAACAAGGATTAGGAGAAACTATGGAGCTTGATGCTTCCAGTCCCTTTGCAGATCTGACTGATGAAGTTCACTTTGATACTGAATTTGGGTTGATGGGTATGGCGTTTCATCCAAACTTTGCAAAAAATGGTAGATTCTTTGCTTCATTCAACTGTGATAAAGTGAAGTGGCCAGGATGTGCGGGTAGATGTTCATGTAATTCGGATGTGAATTGTGATCCTTCTAAACTACGAGGTGATAATGGCGCACAGCCATGTCAGTATCAAACTGTTGTCGCTGAGTATACTGTTAATGGCACCGCATCTGAGCCTTCCTTGGTATGATTCGATATATCCTGCGAATTTCGACCCAATTTCTACCTAATTATGATTGTAGCTCAAGGATTGTAACTGAATCTTGATCTCTTTTCAGGCAAAAAGAGCCAAGCCATCAGAAGTGAGAAGGATATTTACCATGGGCCTTTCATTTAATGGTCATCATGGTGGACAATTACTCTTTGGACCAACAGATGGGTATATGTACTTTACGATGGGAGATGGCGGTGGTCCAGGCGATCCCTACAACTTTTCCCAGAACAAGAAATCACTGCTTGGAAAGATCATGAGGCTTGATGTTGATAATATACCAAGTGAGCATCACATTTCATTGTTTAGTTGTGTTAATACTGTCTGCTGCCAATTTCCTCGTATTCTTTGTTAAACAAGGTGGTTTATTGTCACTTTGCAGTTAACACTAATTTTTCACTGATGCTTGTCCATCATATCCAGGTGCTGctgaaattgagaaacttGGCTTGTGGGGAAGCTACTCTATCCCTAAGGACAATCCTTTCAGTGAAGATAGTGGACTGCAGCCTGAAATATGGGCTTTAGGTTTAAGAAATCCTTGGCGCTGCAGTTTTGATTCAGATAGGCCTTCTTACTTTATGTGTGCTGATGTTGGACAGGTATTTGTTTCAAATAAGCTTTTTGATCAACAACAATTTATGCTATCATTATTCAACCACtacagaaaatatttttccaaGCATGGGCATGTTTGACACTTTTGACCAATATCATCTAACAGGATGTATACGAAGAGGTTGATATCATCACGAGAGGTGGGAATTATGGCTGGCGTCTTTACGAGGGACCTTACCTTTTCACTCCTCTTGAAACACCTGGAGGAATTACTCCTCTAAATTCTGTTAGCCCAATATTCCCAGTTTTGGGATACAATCACTCGGAAGTAAACAAGAAAGAAGGATCAGCATCAATCACTGGAGGCTATTTCTATCGTTCCATGACTGATCCATGCATGTTTGGAAGGTAAATTTTTTGTCTGTAATATTGATATTCTGTGCAAAAGtagaaaattcaatttctaaaTCCAGGGCTTGCCTAATGAGTTTTCTTACATGTCATGTGGTTTTCAGGTATTTGTATGCAGATCTGTATGCTACTGCTTTATGGGCAGCAAGTGAAAGTCCTGAAAATAGTGGCAACTTTACCACTAGCAAAATTCCTTTCAGCTGTGCACGTGACTCACCTATACAGTGCAAAGTCTTGCCCGGAAATGATCTTCCCTCTCTGGGTTACATTTACTCATTTGGGGAGGACAACCGGAAGGATATCTTCATCCTAACCAGCGATGGAGTTTACAGAGTTGTTCGTCCAAGTCGCTGCAACTACACTTGCTCAAAGGAAAATACCACGGCAAGTGCTGGTCCGGGTCCTGCTACCTCTCCCAATTCATTTGCAAACCGTTTGTGTGACCCTTATAACAGTTTGGTTCTCCTATTTTCCTCTTTGTTGTTGCTTCTGCTTGGTCTTTTCTAGAATGCCATGACTGCTGAATTTAGATGATGAGATTACTTTACCATAAatctttgtttgtttgttttcctttttttaattttttttccatctcGTACATCCGAACTGGCTAAAAGAGAGAAGTATACTATCTATTAGTATTTCAGTTTTTGGCGATTGTGTAAATCAGTTTGGTTCACTTTGTTTGTATCCCATTGCAGAGAGTAGCATATTGTTGTCACAGATAGCCATACTATATGATTGAATAATGTCCCCATGCCTATATTTTTTCAGTAAAGctgatacaaattttattcgaAACTCGGCGTTTCAATTTACACAAGCCGGGCCTCCCAACATCAAATCTTGGGAAACCATCGCTCCAGTCAGCCCACGGGCCCAATTTGGCCCATGGTAAATGAAATATTGGAATGcgatgaaaatattaaaaaataagtcactgctcaaaataaaaattaaatgaaaaaggaatcttatttttttttttaaaaaaaaacaaatccatACCCAGAATCCAAGTTCAAAGCAAATACAATTATACAAATCAACGACAGCTGGTAAGTTACAAATTTCACTTataattaatctaaaattagtttcCACAATTTTTAAGTTCTTTGAGTAGCGGCAATTTAAAGATATAAAGAATACTTTAAAGCTCAGCGTACCCATAGATTATGTAATGGCATAGCTCATTCAATAGCTTAAGTTAGCACTGTAAACAAcagaaattattaaatagttggacaaaaatgttttaattcgGAATTTTAAAGTACGGAATCATATGAAAAAGATGTATAAACCGTGCGGTTTAagtgttttaagttttaagtcTTTAAAATCCTgcgattttaaaattttcctgaACTTTTCCTTCACTCTAATATCCCAAACCCAAAAACTACTAATGGTTGGGTGAATCTCCAACAAATAGtatgtatttattgttaagtTGATTTATTAAAAGGCACACTTACATTTCATCCCATAACTGAACCTACGCttgcaaacaaaaattaaagtaatataAGAGAACTCTTAAGTTATatgtaatgtaatttatatcaATTCACATGAACAGTTAGTGGTGTGTGGGTCACTTACTGTTCGCGTGAGTGTGAGTGGTGTAAGTTatgaatgtttttttttttttttttggtttgagattttctatttcattATGCGGGTGCACTTCTCTTTAATccaaattagataaaaaaacaaaccagcttaaaaattaaaaccttcATGCTAACCACTAATTACTAACAAAGCAAAATCCAGTCCAggttaatttaaaatcaccAAAAGCCGAAGCATTTACTCGGAAAATGACCCAAATAACCTTAGACAAAAGTGAAATCACACAAACAGTTATGAGTTGATTACCctgctttcttctccttccCAAGTTCCATTTCCTTCTGTCTCTTCCTCACttttccttctctttcttGTTCTCCTGTTTTCACTCTCACACGAACccaaaagaggaaaaagaaaaattaaaaattaaaagaaaaacttaaattttttttaaaaggaaaaaagaaaaaagaaaaaacgaCACAGACTAGAATTAGAAACACAGACGGTTTATTTATGTGAACGATGCTTTGGACCATAGGTCCTAATCCAGCTTCTGCTTTGTCTTCATTTTTATCTCTGTCTTAAAACAACATTAATcttattttccaatttttcttttatagtttaatttcactttgatttttttatttttttgtttttaacctAAATGCCTAAACCCATGAATACGATGAGGAATATGATCCTCTACATGTAATCCCACCGTAAGTAACCTAAACCCCTCTCGATCTCCATCTTCGTCTCCCCAGCCATGTCCCGTGAATCCACCCCTGCGTCTCCGATCCCTAACGACGATACCCCTAATCCCCAAAACGACGACGCTCACTCCCCTCAAAACGACACCACTGCTACTACTGCAACTAATACTGCCCCTACTCCTCCTGTCAATAGAAGCAACCGCCCTTCCCGCGCGTGCACTCTACGTACGGCTCAGCGCCTCTACGCCGCTGCCCAGGCGCAGGCCCAGGCCGTGATCGAGCGCAAGCCTAAGAAGAAGGAGCAAAGAGAGAGGTTCGATGAGTCCCCCCCGCAGCAATGCAGCGCTAATAGTAAGATTGTCACGCCGTTGCTCGCTGATCCTCCGCCGTCGCAGCTGCCACGCTGGAGTCTCCGGGCCATGTGGGAGTTAGCTTCCGTACTTAATTTCTTGCATgtgagtgtttttttttttccttttagcaAATTCCCCCCCGCGCcccctttttttgtttctgtgaagtgattttgttgttgttgttgttgctgtttgTTAGGTGTTTAGGCCGTTATTGAATGTAACAGCTGAGTTTTCGGCAGAGGAGTTCGAGACGGCGTTGATCACTCCTAATGATACTTTAAGTGATATTCATATACCCATTTTAAAGGTTGGTGCTTTTGGCTTTGCATTAAAGTTTGTGTTTTTAGTTTCAGTTCCTTTTTAGTTTCTAGTTCGAATTTAGCCTTTTTGGTCATCAATTCAGTTCTTAGCGGGGCAATGCCTGTACATCTAGTCCTATTTGCCATTTTTTCAACTAAATAAGAGGAATGTACTTGCAAGGTTTAGTGCTTAATTGTAGTTTTTGCGATGCTTTTGTTGATATTTGGTGTAGCCTGTTCTTCAGACTTTAAGTGAGAGAAACAGCAAAGAACACTACAGTTGTACTTGTTGATGTATCAtgggtttttttttagcaGAGAATTAGCTCACAATGTGATGTTGTGATGTGAAAAAGGCAATGGGAATGTGATTATCATTTGGTGATGCTTTTTCCATATTCATATGATGAATGGTAAAAACTGTCGATTGGATATTGAATGTTATGTTTGTAACtagtaattttctctcaaaacaAAGAATCCAAATACAGATGCTTGAGTATTTGGCAATGATTTTTAGGGTTCAATACAACTATACTATTCATCTGTCTATTGCATTGATTGGTTACCACAGTGCAGATAAAACTCCATGACATTGTATGAGCAATGAGCTATGTTTGTCTGTCCTATGATCACAAATTGTGCAATGTGTTCCATGAGTACATTTTGTAGATTTTGAGTCTCAAACATTAAGTTCctagtttttgaaattttgccTTCTATGGCATGTTCTACAAGggcatttgaattttgaaagaaaagtacaTCAATTATCCTTTTCTGCTATAGAGGACAAAAATGAATGGAATTTAGATTTATAGCAATATATAAAGAAGATTTTTGTAGAGTGTGCAAAAGAGCTTTGGGTTTCTCTCACATTGAAGCACATTTAAATTAGTGTAAGCAGACTTTTAATGTTGAAAAATCGATTTTCATTAATAGTGTCCATGAGGTTTGATGTCTGCCTTTGTTAGTAGtcaaataatgaaaacttATTGTAGGAAATTTTCCCTCCTCCTGGGAAGAGCTGAGAACAGAAAACCGTTTGGAAGGTTTTATTGTATGATgtatgatttttctttagatgAATTTGCAAAACTTACAGTTGTTTCTGCTTACTCTGTGTTTCTATTCTATGAGCCTCTTTGCCTTTGTATATTTAGTCACACAATTTTGGCATATTGATAATTCAAAATGAGAAACTTGATTACTTGTCTGATTTTTAGTGCCACTCAAACTTAGCCGCTGTTCTGGTCTTTCAGACCGTTTTAAGCAGTAATGGGGATagttttcacttgtataatagtGAGAAGCACTGGAGGTGCTCTGTTTCGAAGTTTCTCCTGTTGCTGCCTGGGCTCTTGCTCCCCgtcttttttcccctttcttCTCTCTTAAGGATGGGCTTCAACCTGATAGTTGAGAGTTTGGACGAGAGAGTTTTCATCTCTGAAGGAGTTAAAAGATGATGAGTGATGCtggtgaaattattattattattattttaatatttctcaCTGCTGTTTTAGTTCATAGACCTTCAGGTTTTGAATATAACCTCTATCTGTTAAATCTGATTAATGTTTTGAAAAGATTTAAGGGATGTTTACTTGGGATatgattttccttttaattaacattttccTTGATTTTGTAATGCGCTCTGACATGTTCATGGAACATTGTTTAGaaattcaacatttttttaatggtacTTATCACTTGCGAATTTCAGTGCTATTGcttatttgttttagttttccTTGTTATAGGCAATCCCTCCTATTACACGAATGGCCCTTACACGTGATACCTGGGTTACTGTTTTATGCAGAAAATTAAGAGACTGGTGGCACTGGGTAACTTGGTTATTGAACCCTTATCAACTGATGACAACAATGCGTCATACATAATAAGGTCATTGCTAACATAGGCTTATAATCTTATTGTAGGTTGCAGAAGGGGATCTTCCTATTGTTGCTTCGCATGGGTGAGTTTTTGCATCTTTGAAGCACTTTACTATATGATTATCTCTGTGTTGCTAATGTTGCATGTTCATGCTAATTTTTTAGGACGGAGGTTGAAGTATATAAAACACTTGATCCTGGGGTCCGTGTGGTTATCTTGAAGGCACTTTGTGATATTCGTGTTGAGGTATTACTCTTGTTATAGAAAAATACGTTGTACTCTGCAATTGGGTAGTTGACTGTTTGGCAGATTAGGATCCGACTCTTTTGTTCTCTGTACTACACCTTGAAACCTGTTGTGCTTATTTGTCCATCATCATACATGAAacttaaatcataattttgttgaattagTCTGCACAAAAACATAGCTCATCCAATAAAGCCTTCATTCCAACTGCTTAAAGTTAGATTGTGAATCTTTTGACGCTGTTTAACTTTATCATCTATCAAGAACCCTATTAAATTATTGGCCATATTATGTTGCTGCTattcatatatatgtatgaatAGTCcgtgattttaattttggtaACGATGCCCTCCTATTTTGTCAACATAGTCTCTAGTGTCTACTATGTACAAACAACATATACTGTGGTACTTCTTTCTGGGTTTTATTTGTAAGTTGAACATAAGAAACATAATCTTTGGTGATAGATGCTACACATTGATTTTAAAAGTCAGTTGTGAAATCTAATGTCATATGATGGTACCAAGTTATAAATTcgatataaatttcttttgctTCCTCTAAAACCTTTCTGTAAATTAACTAAGCAAGTAATAGCTAGATGAACAATCTTTATCACCATCCTAATCAGTTGATTTCTGCAGCAAGAAGATATCCGGAACTATATTGACAACTCGCTTAAACATGGTGTTCAACTTTCGGCATTTCGTAAAGAACGTGTTGGGGGTGATTCATATGGAATTAATTACTGGTAACATAACTAAGCTTTTCATAAGGATCCATTAATGATTTTGGCAATTTCTACTTTCAAATTGACTGAATAATGTCTTATGTTATCAGTAGATGATTTTTTGgtatgtgaaaatgatgtatgGTATTAGTAATTTGGTGCAGGTATGAAGATGATCCAGTAGTAGGTCATCGGTTGTACAGAGAGATAAGAAAAGTTGAGGTGAAGAAAGTGAAAGCCAAGGGTTCCCATGTCCTCCCTACTGCTACATACCAGTGGGAAACAGTTGCAACTAATTTGGAAGAATTTCAAGATGTTTCtgtatgtgtgtatatttCTGTCCATGTGTAAAGTGGACTTTTTTCGCTTCTGTATGTTGTGAGATCTAAGAACGTCAAATATGGTCAATTACCTGATATTGCGAGAGGACATGCAGggctatatatatgtgtgtgtgtgtgtattttccAAGACGGTTTTATCTTGTCCTACACTAAATTTTTGGTACTGCTCCTACAGGAAAAGCTTTTCTCTAGCAAAAATAGAACCGAGGCATCCCTTGGGAAGAAGTTAAAGAATGACATGCTTCCAGAAATTGAGAAGGAACATAAGGTACTTAAAACTGCCTTTTTCCAGGTTCCATAAGCCCTGTTATGGGGCTGTagttgtgttttttttaactagCTGAAAAAAGGATTGCCTCATCTTTTCACTGGCATTTTGTGATGTTTCTCAGTTGTGTGGTCTCTGTGATGTTTCAGTAAATAATGCTATCccattttctgtttttatgTTCTCAGAGGAAAGAGAAATTACTGAAAAAGCAGCATAGACAAGCTCTGCTTCTTGATAACTTCATAAATGTCGATGGGCTTGGTCCCGGACGCTCCCTTCGTGACAGAAAACCTGTCACTTATACTTTTGGTGAGAATAACAAAATCTATTTATCAATCTTCTCAATATCTTGTTCTGCTTCCTGTTAATGAGAGCCCCCAAGTTTAGGGATTACGGATTGAAGGAATTCTGACATGTCAAAACATTTTGGCAGACGATTATGACCGATCAATCAATGAGGCTATCAAGATAACCAAGTATGGAGATTTTCCCTGAATCCATGTTTTTGGGTTTACATTCAATATAGCTTGTTGGGAGGGGGAAAAATGTATGTTTGGACAATATTCTGTTGTTTGATGTCCTTGTTCTCTACTTTTGTATCAGGCGGAAGCCATCATCCCCAGAGCCTAATCTAAGAAGAGAAGTCGGTTTCAAATCTGAAGCTTCCATGAATGGTAAATGGAGTGATTCTATGCATGCCTCTGAACATGTCACATTCAATGCGCTGTCCCCTAATTCGCTTGATTATGATGAGTTTGATGAAGAGCGTAAACCTGAATCATTGGACCGAAGGTAAGATAAGTTTGTGTTATTTTCATTGCCTTGAgacttttaagaaattaaccatgacataaattataaaaggaaTTAACCATGACATAAATTATGTATAGCAATCGGCGAAGACAGAGGCCTCAACGATATTCAGTCAAAGAGTTTGTTGAAGCTGTTTCAGATAATGATGCAGATTTTGATAGTGATGATGATATAGTTGGAGAAGTTGTATATGATGAGGAATATCTGAGGAAACGGAAACAGAGAAAGCTTTCCAGCAGCTCGGAAGGAGATGAGGAATACCATTGGGATGAAGAAAAtgctgaagatgaagaagaagaagaagaagaagaagattccTTGAGTATCAGTGAGGACAGTGATGAGCCTCAAAGGGTTAAGAAATTGCCAGGCCGTACTCGGAGGGAAACTAAATTGAGGTCAGTAGATGAGTTGCAATCAGGTCTAAGACGCAGTAAAAGGGCCTCCAGAAACCGCATTAATTACCGACAGTATGAGTTGTCTGAATCAGATACAGAGTCGGCAAAGCCCAATAAGTCCAGTGAATCAGATAAACAATCAGATGCAACAGATAAACAATCAGATGCAAGTGAGAACGCAGAATATTCAATGGGTAGTCAAGAGTCAGATGGCAATGACGATGACCAGGAGATAAAAGTTGATCAACCAGTTGAAGGTTATGCCGAGACAGTTGAGAAAGAAGAGCAAAGTCAGCCACCAGAGAAACCAAATAACCCAGGCCAAACTGAAGTTGAAGGAGTGAAAAAGAGACGTTTCCTTGACCTAAATGAGCTTGCCCCGGGTTCTGGTTTTGATGATGGTCCAAACTCGATAAAAGATGATGATACAGGTGATTTATAGAGCTATCCCATATGCTGGAAAGCAAGGGCAGTAGTTCTGTCTCGGGGAAGCTTAGTGTACGATAGTAAGAGCtataaattttggattaaGCTTATCGTGGAAGTTACAATCAGAGCCCTTCCATGGCTTAATATAAGCAACTCCCTTGATGCAATTAATTCCAAAATTTGCTGTGGGGAGCAACAGAATGCTGAGAGCTATGTAGATTAGGTAGTCATTTTTTAGTATGTCTACATTCAAAGAAACCTACGACAGGTGGATGGGTATTAGTTGAGAGTTATTTAGCTTATCCCATTAATGTACAATAACCTTTAACTAATGTTGTAACTGATAAATTTGGCTTTTAGATGTTCAAGCACCGTAGTTTATATTTCATGATCATGAGTATGATCTGCCTCTTGAGCATTTGGGTTGGTTGGGCCTGTTGGTAACATATTGAGCTTACAAATGTTATCTTTGTTGTAACTGAACCATCCTCCCGCAAATGGCAACTACTGTTTCTCTTACTATTCTTCTACTCTTTCAATTGCACTCAACTATGTGTTCTATATATCGAAGTGTTGCATTGCTCTGTTTTCATGTGGGTTCActaaattgttttaatatgTTGATGAaacagcttttttttttttggcactAATCAAATAGGTTAAGTagtagtattattattacacaACTTATTCCAAGATGATGTTTATTCCACTATTAACATAGACATATTCCTCGTAAAAATTTCGTAGAAAAATTATTCCTAAAGATAGCCGATTTCATGAGTCACAATAATTCTTGCTTTTCAACTCTGTTTTTTGGGTCGGCATCATTTTCCTTGCTCTGCTCCTCTCTTGACTCCTCAGCTTGCTTCCTTTCTGCTTCTTCCTTCCCTTCCTTGAGAGCTTGAATCAAGCTTGAAAGGCATTTCTCTACATTATCAGATGGAGATTTAGGCATCAGATTCTCAGCAACATCGGCAGGTGTGATCTTGGTATCTTCCATCAGcttttgaattgtttcaaacaaTGTATGAGTTTCCACATTCAGATAATTCTTCGCAAGCACTTTGAATCCCTGGAATGTGCAGTAAGAGAGCTCTATATGTTTATCC encodes:
- the LOC102626012 gene encoding HIPL1 protein, whose product is MGGVLAIIFLFANFVMLLVPSLSLPLCTDSRAPITLNITLSFCPYNGKTCCNATGDSQLQKQFQAMNISDSGCSSLLKSILCAKCDQFAGELFTAGSVVRPVPLLCNSTGSNSSQSSKATITDFCSEVWDTCQNVSVRNSPFSPSLQGQAGAPVSSNFTKLTEFWQSKADFCNAFGGTSKDGSVCFNGEPVTLNNTGTPNPPQGLCLEKIGNGSYLNMVAHPDGSNRAFFSNQEGKIWLATIPEQGLGETMELDASSPFADLTDEVHFDTEFGLMGMAFHPNFAKNGRFFASFNCDKVKWPGCAGRCSCNSDVNCDPSKLRGDNGAQPCQYQTVVAEYTVNGTASEPSLAKRAKPSEVRRIFTMGLSFNGHHGGQLLFGPTDGYMYFTMGDGGGPGDPYNFSQNKKSLLGKIMRLDVDNIPSAAEIEKLGLWGSYSIPKDNPFSEDSGLQPEIWALGLRNPWRCSFDSDRPSYFMCADVGQDVYEEVDIITRGGNYGWRLYEGPYLFTPLETPGGITPLNSVSPIFPVLGYNHSEVNKKEGSASITGGYFYRSMTDPCMFGRYLYADLYATALWAASESPENSGNFTTSKIPFSCARDSPIQCKVLPGNDLPSLGYIYSFGEDNRKDIFILTSDGVYRVVRPSRCNYTCSKENTTASAGPGPATSPNSFANRLCDPYNSLVLLFSSLLLLLLGLF
- the LOC102625726 gene encoding DDT domain-containing protein DDR4 is translated as MSRESTPASPIPNDDTPNPQNDDAHSPQNDTTATTATNTAPTPPVNRSNRPSRACTLRTAQRLYAAAQAQAQAVIERKPKKKEQRERFDESPPQQCSANSKIVTPLLADPPPSQLPRWSLRAMWELASVLNFLHVFRPLLNVTAEFSAEEFETALITPNDTLSDIHIPILKAIPPITRMALTRDTWVTVLCRKLRDWWHWVAEGDLPIVASHGTEVEVYKTLDPGVRVVILKALCDIRVEQEDIRNYIDNSLKHGVQLSAFRKERVGGDSYGINYWYEDDPVVGHRLYREIRKVEVKKVKAKGSHVLPTATYQWETVATNLEEFQDVSEKLFSSKNRTEASLGKKLKNDMLPEIEKEHKRKEKLLKKQHRQALLLDNFINVDGLGPGRSLRDRKPVTYTFDDYDRSINEAIKITKRKPSSPEPNLRREVGFKSEASMNGKWSDSMHASEHVTFNALSPNSLDYDEFDEERKPESLDRSNRRRQRPQRYSVKEFVEAVSDNDADFDSDDDIVGEVVYDEEYLRKRKQRKLSSSSEGDEEYHWDEENAEDEEEEEEEEDSLSISEDSDEPQRVKKLPGRTRRETKLRSVDELQSGLRRSKRASRNRINYRQYELSESDTESAKPNKSSESDKQSDATDKQSDASENAEYSMGSQESDGNDDDQEIKVDQPVEGYAETVEKEEQSQPPEKPNNPGQTEVEGVKKRRFLDLNELAPGSGFDDGPNSIKDDDTGDL